The Calditerrivibrio nitroreducens DSM 19672 genome window below encodes:
- a CDS encoding sodium:solute symporter family protein, whose product MSILTWTWIIVGLSFALYIGIAIWSKASSTGEFYVAEKQVHPIANGMATAADWMSAASFISMAGLISFMGRDGSMYLMGWTGGYVLLALLLAPYLRKYGKYTVPQFVGDRYYSNTARVVALLSAIFVSFTYVAGQMRGVGIVFSRFLEVSINTGVIIGMCIVFFYAVLGGMKGITYTQVAQYCVLIVAYLIPAIFISIMLTGNPIPMFGYGSTISAGGAQILGQGQGMYVLDVLDKIHTDLGFKAYTAGQKPLIDLFCITFALMVGTAGLPHVIIRFFTVPKVRDARSSAGWALLFIAILYTTAPAVGAFARTNFLLTINGKKYEEAPSWFKNWEKTKLVGFKDKAVYKTADGKTIGVFKAKDGSLKYLDKKEEKPFNPEGMTLVRDFDGVMTISKDPQTNEVDVDRDIMVLANPEIAKLPAWVVALVAAGGLAAALSTAAGLLLVISAAISHDLIKGVISPNISEKGELVWARIAAGFAVVVAGYFGINPPGFVAQVVAFAFGLAAASFFPLIIFGVFWKRATKEGAIAGMLVGIVFTAWYIIYFRFINTDPKGWWFGISPEGIGTIGMIINFVVMWVVSLMTPPPPKEVQDMVESVRYPREA is encoded by the coding sequence ATGAGTATTTTAACTTGGACCTGGATTATAGTTGGTCTTTCTTTTGCACTATATATAGGTATTGCTATATGGTCAAAGGCTTCTTCTACTGGTGAGTTTTACGTTGCGGAAAAGCAGGTACACCCCATTGCAAATGGTATGGCGACAGCAGCCGACTGGATGTCTGCAGCATCATTTATCTCTATGGCTGGTCTTATCTCTTTTATGGGTAGAGATGGTTCTATGTATCTTATGGGGTGGACTGGTGGATACGTTTTGCTCGCCCTCTTACTTGCTCCTTATTTGAGAAAATATGGAAAGTACACTGTACCTCAGTTTGTTGGTGATAGATACTATTCCAATACCGCCAGGGTTGTGGCACTTTTGAGTGCTATATTTGTCTCTTTTACTTATGTTGCAGGTCAGATGAGAGGTGTTGGTATCGTTTTTTCAAGATTCCTTGAAGTAAGTATAAACACTGGCGTTATAATAGGGATGTGTATTGTTTTCTTTTATGCGGTTTTGGGTGGTATGAAAGGTATTACATATACTCAGGTGGCTCAGTACTGTGTATTGATAGTTGCCTATTTGATACCTGCCATATTTATCTCAATAATGCTTACAGGTAATCCTATACCGATGTTTGGATATGGTTCTACTATTTCAGCAGGTGGTGCTCAGATACTTGGGCAGGGGCAGGGGATGTATGTTTTGGATGTATTAGATAAAATTCATACTGATCTCGGATTTAAAGCATATACTGCCGGACAAAAACCGCTTATAGATCTGTTCTGTATTACATTCGCTCTTATGGTGGGTACTGCAGGTTTGCCACATGTTATCATCAGGTTTTTTACAGTACCTAAAGTTAGAGATGCCAGAAGCTCCGCTGGTTGGGCTCTTCTATTCATAGCTATTCTTTATACCACAGCACCAGCTGTTGGAGCTTTTGCAAGGACAAATTTCCTTCTTACTATAAACGGTAAAAAATATGAAGAAGCTCCAAGCTGGTTTAAAAACTGGGAGAAAACAAAATTAGTTGGATTTAAAGATAAGGCAGTATACAAAACAGCTGATGGCAAGACTATTGGTGTATTTAAAGCCAAAGATGGATCTCTAAAATATCTTGATAAAAAAGAAGAAAAACCATTCAACCCTGAAGGTATGACGCTTGTACGTGATTTTGATGGCGTTATGACAATTTCTAAAGATCCTCAGACTAATGAAGTCGACGTTGACAGAGATATAATGGTTCTTGCAAACCCTGAAATTGCCAAACTTCCAGCATGGGTTGTTGCACTTGTGGCTGCTGGTGGACTTGCGGCAGCTCTTTCTACAGCTGCAGGGCTCCTTCTTGTTATCTCTGCGGCTATTTCTCACGACCTTATAAAAGGGGTAATTTCTCCAAATATTTCAGAAAAGGGTGAACTTGTCTGGGCAAGGATTGCTGCTGGTTTTGCTGTAGTAGTTGCTGGTTATTTTGGTATCAATCCTCCGGGATTTGTTGCTCAGGTGGTAGCATTTGCCTTCGGACTTGCTGCTGCTTCCTTCTTCCCATTGATAATCTTTGGTGTTTTCTGGAAAAGAGCAACCAAAGAGGGTGCTATTGCAGGGATGCTTGTGGGTATAGTTTTCACTGCATGGTACATAATTTACTTTAGATTTATAAATACTGATCCTAAAGGATGGTGGTTTGGTATATCTCCTGAAGGTATTGGTACTATAGGAATGATAATAAACTTTGTAGTTATGTGGGTGGTATCTCTCATGACTCCTCCTCCTCCCAAAGAGGTTCAGGATATGGTGGAAAGTGTTCGCTATCCGAGGGAAGCATAG
- a CDS encoding ammonia-forming cytochrome c nitrite reductase subunit c552 gives MMRRFFLLVLSFMLVSFGSVVFAAKTAPKQAAPDYAKVVKKGVDYNKCYECHDTIKELRGMGKHSNLACENCHGNIDAHLKDSTNHPTVYTEWQACGKCHKEQFESFMTVSKHRPARDEKSQITNRAPNPYWDKLMMGHAFTKEHALTRSHPFMLLDQVLVDRAAGGRFQPKNGWMYVNEKPQKIWDVIVDTQPGSEHKAFMKQTAAAVNPVCFQCKTQDHILDWAYLGDPNTSAPFNRKSNPTAMIQSKKMQHGLNCYQCHDPHAAKPRIVRDALIAALTRPEADTLWHKDPSHTNFKVIDMGMRGYTRKIAILEKYDSRLLCGQCHVEYVCNPGEDRNTGAKIGYDSPLTNHFPYKDVLQLYDHYVNQLHFTDFIHPLTGAKLVKFQHPESETFYNSKHAKAGAGCDSCHTPKVKDKKTGKVYTSHYAVTPKHDLKASCLTSKCHSNWTEEDAKYAIDSVKAYIKGKMRKAEFWLDRLIDKIVEGKNADLPADVIAKAQDYHVKAHILWEYWTAENSDGFHNPELARESLAQSIDASMAGVKLIDDALKAKKASAQQTQAQK, from the coding sequence ATGATGAGAAGATTTTTTTTGTTAGTTTTAAGTTTTATGCTGGTTTCCTTTGGTAGTGTGGTATTTGCAGCAAAAACTGCACCCAAACAAGCGGCACCAGATTACGCAAAAGTGGTAAAAAAAGGTGTCGACTACAACAAGTGCTACGAATGCCATGATACTATCAAAGAATTAAGAGGGATGGGTAAGCACTCCAATCTTGCCTGTGAAAACTGCCATGGTAATATCGATGCCCACTTAAAAGATTCCACGAATCATCCTACTGTTTACACAGAATGGCAGGCATGCGGTAAATGCCATAAAGAGCAGTTTGAGTCTTTTATGACTGTTAGTAAGCATAGACCTGCAAGGGATGAGAAATCTCAAATAACAAACAGAGCCCCAAACCCTTACTGGGATAAGTTAATGATGGGGCATGCTTTTACAAAGGAGCATGCTCTTACCAGAAGCCATCCTTTTATGCTTTTAGATCAAGTACTTGTGGATAGGGCGGCAGGTGGTAGATTCCAGCCGAAGAATGGTTGGATGTATGTAAATGAAAAACCACAGAAGATTTGGGATGTAATTGTTGATACCCAGCCTGGTAGTGAACACAAAGCTTTTATGAAACAGACTGCAGCTGCAGTAAACCCAGTATGCTTCCAGTGTAAGACGCAGGATCATATCCTTGATTGGGCATATTTAGGAGATCCCAACACATCAGCACCATTTAATAGGAAGAGTAACCCTACGGCTATGATACAGTCTAAAAAAATGCAACATGGACTAAACTGTTATCAATGCCATGATCCCCATGCTGCAAAGCCAAGGATCGTTAGGGATGCTCTTATTGCTGCACTTACAAGGCCAGAAGCGGATACCTTGTGGCATAAAGATCCAAGCCATACAAATTTTAAAGTGATCGATATGGGTATGAGGGGTTACACAAGAAAGATTGCTATTCTTGAAAAGTACGATTCAAGACTTCTTTGCGGTCAGTGCCACGTAGAATATGTATGTAACCCTGGAGAGGATAGAAATACTGGGGCAAAAATTGGTTATGATAGCCCACTCACAAATCATTTCCCATATAAAGATGTATTACAATTATACGATCACTACGTAAACCAATTGCATTTTACAGATTTCATCCATCCTCTAACAGGTGCTAAACTGGTAAAATTCCAGCATCCAGAATCTGAAACATTCTATAATTCAAAACATGCAAAAGCAGGAGCAGGGTGTGATAGTTGCCATACTCCTAAGGTAAAAGATAAAAAGACTGGTAAAGTTTACACTTCCCACTATGCTGTAACACCTAAGCATGATCTTAAAGCTTCATGTTTGACTTCTAAGTGCCATAGCAACTGGACAGAAGAGGATGCTAAATATGCCATCGATTCTGTAAAAGCTTATATTAAAGGTAAGATGAGAAAAGCTGAGTTTTGGCTTGACAGATTGATCGATAAGATAGTTGAAGGGAAAAATGCAGATCTTCCTGCAGATGTAATAGCAAAAGCTCAGGATTATCATGTAAAAGCACATATCTTGTGGGAATACTGGACTGCTGAAAACTCAGATGGTTTCCATAACCCAGAACTGGCTCGTGAGTCTCTGGCTCAGTCGATAGATGCTTCTATGGCTGGGGTGAAATTGATCGATGATGCTTTGAAGGCAAAAAAAGCCTCAGCTCAGCAGACACAGGCTCAGAAATAG
- a CDS encoding DUF4212 domain-containing protein, whose product MSNKEKLEMYWKENLKVIFFLLVVWFVVSYLFGILMADALDSIKIAGFKLGFWFANQGSEVIFVILIYIYVVWMNAIDKKYDVHEE is encoded by the coding sequence ATGAGCAACAAAGAAAAGCTCGAGATGTACTGGAAGGAAAACCTGAAAGTAATTTTCTTCCTTCTGGTGGTTTGGTTTGTGGTGTCTTATCTTTTTGGTATTTTGATGGCGGATGCATTGGACAGCATTAAGATTGCTGGGTTTAAGCTCGGTTTCTGGTTTGCAAACCAGGGATCTGAGGTAATTTTCGTAATTCTTATCTATATCTATGTTGTTTGGATGAATGCAATAGATAAGAAGTACGATGTTCATGAAGAATAA
- a CDS encoding DUF294 nucleotidyltransferase-like domain-containing protein yields the protein MILVIDQQSDADSLKDILSRSDIFSVLTPEQLDFLVDRLVLKSYKKGEFLVKQGEPVIKNIKFVVEGSAKVFVTSDTGDEVDVDYRCKGDIIGLLSIATEGDSLVNVIVVDDIICYELSKEELYQLFKNNINLLDNFLNIYVKKYLTKVSSEFKQNALYYNSIERFFFTSLVSYVTNVNYPYVDINATVAEAGKQMSLKNYSACVVIGYGRPMGIITDKDLRKKVVAKSLDYSTPVSDIMSAPVYSVEDDVTCFEAIVKMISLGVHHLVVTNNDAVFGVIDSESLMNLQTSSPLSFAKEIEMQNSVDKLAELSGKIISISSTMYRDGLRAESITKVVSELNDRVLRRIIDLGIEKYGNPPVNFCWIAMGSEGRKEQTFKTDQDNGIIYEDLDDSKDRKEVSEYFSQLAIFVNDSLVKCGFPPCPGNYMAKNPEWCQPFSKWKKYFDKFFSTPTNEAVLKGQIIFDFRGVYGERMLACDLRSYVNSIKNKALFVNFMARGFLNYGSPLNFFGSFITEKDENGDDLFDIKKRVLAPLVGIIRLFAIEEGLRSVSTMERISDLIKIRHKVVLEYHREIEHAFNFLLDLRMKNQIIQYVSGKEVNNLINIANLSSIENRNLKLACQLLEKLQDTLKRRYVL from the coding sequence ATGATATTGGTTATAGATCAGCAATCAGATGCGGATAGCTTGAAAGATATATTATCGAGATCTGATATATTTTCTGTGTTGACTCCGGAACAGTTAGATTTTTTAGTGGATAGGTTAGTTCTCAAAAGCTATAAAAAAGGAGAGTTTTTAGTAAAACAAGGGGAGCCTGTAATTAAAAATATCAAGTTTGTTGTGGAGGGGTCCGCAAAGGTTTTTGTTACCTCAGATACTGGTGATGAGGTGGATGTTGATTACAGATGTAAAGGGGATATAATTGGTTTACTTTCCATAGCAACAGAGGGGGATTCTCTTGTAAATGTTATCGTAGTGGATGATATTATTTGTTATGAGCTTAGCAAGGAAGAGCTTTACCAGCTTTTCAAGAATAATATAAATTTACTGGATAATTTTTTAAATATATATGTAAAAAAATATTTAACCAAAGTTAGTTCAGAATTTAAACAAAATGCTCTATATTATAACAGTATAGAAAGATTCTTTTTTACGTCTTTAGTATCCTATGTAACTAATGTAAATTATCCGTATGTGGATATCAATGCTACTGTGGCAGAAGCAGGAAAGCAGATGTCTTTGAAAAACTATAGTGCCTGTGTGGTTATTGGGTATGGTAGGCCTATGGGTATAATCACAGATAAAGATCTGAGGAAAAAAGTTGTGGCAAAATCCCTTGATTATTCAACACCCGTTTCTGATATTATGAGTGCCCCTGTATACTCAGTGGAAGATGACGTCACATGTTTTGAAGCTATTGTTAAGATGATATCTTTGGGGGTACATCACCTTGTTGTGACAAACAACGATGCCGTTTTTGGTGTTATAGATAGTGAATCGCTGATGAATTTACAAACTTCTTCTCCCCTTTCATTTGCTAAAGAGATTGAAATGCAGAATTCTGTGGATAAGTTGGCGGAGCTTTCTGGAAAAATTATAAGTATATCCTCCACAATGTACAGGGATGGATTACGGGCAGAGAGTATTACTAAGGTTGTATCAGAGTTGAATGATAGAGTTTTAAGAAGGATAATAGATTTGGGGATAGAAAAATACGGTAATCCTCCTGTAAATTTTTGTTGGATTGCTATGGGGAGTGAAGGTAGAAAGGAGCAAACTTTTAAAACGGACCAGGATAATGGTATCATTTATGAAGACCTTGATGATAGTAAAGATAGAAAAGAAGTGTCAGAGTATTTTAGTCAATTGGCAATATTTGTGAACGATTCCCTTGTGAAATGCGGTTTTCCACCTTGTCCTGGCAATTATATGGCAAAAAATCCAGAATGGTGCCAACCTTTTTCTAAATGGAAAAAATACTTTGATAAGTTTTTTTCAACTCCCACTAATGAGGCTGTATTAAAAGGGCAGATAATTTTTGACTTCAGAGGTGTATACGGAGAAAGGATGCTGGCTTGTGATCTTAGAAGTTATGTAAACTCCATTAAAAACAAAGCTCTTTTTGTAAATTTTATGGCAAGAGGATTTCTAAATTATGGGTCGCCATTAAACTTCTTTGGTTCATTTATTACCGAAAAGGATGAAAATGGGGATGATCTCTTTGATATAAAGAAGAGGGTGTTGGCACCTCTTGTGGGTATTATCAGGTTATTTGCCATTGAAGAAGGTTTGAGAAGTGTTTCAACTATGGAAAGAATAAGTGACCTGATAAAGATCCGACATAAGGTTGTATTAGAATATCACAGAGAGATTGAGCATGCTTTCAATTTTTTACTGGATTTGCGGATGAAAAATCAAATTATCCAATATGTTTCGGGTAAAGAGGTGAATAATCTTATAAATATAGCTAACTTGAGCAGTATTGAAAATAGAAACCTAAAGTTGGCATGTCAGCTTTTGGAAAAGCTTCAGGATACATTAAAAAGAAGGTATGTTTTATAA